From Myxococcus stipitatus, one genomic window encodes:
- a CDS encoding serine/threonine-protein kinase, whose amino-acid sequence MAEVSSGDACGACGQRHGATASCSTLVRPEGEPPPKPRCTAPGVEQDALVGSRLGSFRLVRRLGRGGMGTVYLGEHVSIGSRVAVKVLHEHLAMYPELVQRFHAEARAVNVIGHENIVSIFDLNAGPPRPYLIMEYLDGAPLSAWVGTPLPARAVVSVLAQVCDALQAAHLSGIVHRDLKPDNVFLVRRARGSPFVKVLDFGIAKLVDANMPQTHAGIIVGTPEYMAPEQSLSRRVDGRADLYSLGIIAYQLLTGRLPFEDEGLTAQLVAHQMREPPPLRSIHAGVPAALERVILHALVKAPEERFASAAVMRAALEGAMTEQSRARTRVPAPVVAGSPPPAARALSSPIASREPVAPAAPWAPGPHPPVPRWAGASPGTPSEAPRAGAPVPGAGPGTPRPEGGSREAPPPRGRSVELPVRVVLQAGETPVWLTGSDLSRGGLFLRSDSILPPLFSRLPVVLELEAGPQSVLCEVVRHVPADQARVWGMPTGFGVQFVEATASLRAAVDQLLREGRAARPSVADDPEAARVLEAYRARLAGDHYAVLELAADADIGLVRSRARELRASLGALRQRPLSPGQQLLLDSVLGRLREAGEVLGTVTQRALYDAWRGNHRGIARCLEAGLTSEQLDGLRREFLARRPQSAGMARVHFLSGSALERDGQLARALETYERGLALDPLESILHHRYRVVRRQLDARGAMARMNDRARPP is encoded by the coding sequence ATGGCCGAGGTGAGCAGCGGTGATGCGTGCGGTGCGTGCGGCCAGCGCCATGGGGCGACGGCGTCGTGCTCGACGCTGGTCCGCCCGGAGGGCGAGCCACCGCCGAAGCCCCGATGCACGGCTCCGGGCGTGGAGCAGGACGCGCTGGTGGGCTCGCGGCTGGGGAGCTTCCGGCTGGTGCGCAGGCTGGGCCGGGGCGGCATGGGGACGGTGTACCTGGGGGAGCACGTCTCCATCGGCAGCCGGGTGGCGGTGAAGGTGCTGCACGAGCACCTGGCGATGTACCCGGAGCTGGTCCAGCGCTTCCACGCCGAGGCGCGCGCGGTGAACGTCATCGGCCATGAGAACATCGTCAGCATCTTCGACCTGAACGCGGGGCCGCCGCGGCCCTACCTCATCATGGAGTACCTGGATGGCGCGCCGCTGTCGGCGTGGGTGGGGACGCCGCTGCCGGCGCGCGCCGTGGTGTCCGTGCTCGCGCAGGTCTGCGACGCGCTCCAGGCCGCGCACCTGAGCGGCATCGTCCACCGCGACCTGAAGCCGGACAACGTCTTCCTGGTGCGGCGCGCACGCGGCTCGCCCTTCGTGAAGGTGCTCGACTTCGGCATCGCGAAGCTGGTGGACGCGAACATGCCGCAGACGCACGCGGGCATCATCGTGGGCACCCCCGAGTACATGGCTCCGGAGCAGTCGCTGAGCCGCCGCGTGGACGGGCGCGCGGACCTGTACTCGCTGGGCATCATCGCCTACCAGCTCCTCACCGGCCGGCTGCCGTTCGAGGACGAGGGGCTGACGGCCCAGCTCGTGGCGCACCAGATGCGCGAGCCGCCGCCCCTCCGGTCCATCCACGCCGGCGTCCCCGCCGCCCTGGAGCGCGTCATCCTCCACGCGCTCGTCAAGGCTCCGGAGGAGCGCTTCGCCTCCGCCGCCGTGATGCGCGCCGCGCTGGAGGGCGCCATGACGGAGCAGTCGCGCGCGCGCACGCGGGTGCCCGCCCCCGTCGTCGCCGGCTCCCCCCCGCCCGCCGCCCGGGCGTTGTCCTCACCCATCGCTTCGCGCGAACCGGTGGCGCCCGCGGCGCCCTGGGCTCCCGGACCCCATCCCCCCGTGCCCAGGTGGGCCGGAGCCTCGCCGGGGACGCCGTCGGAGGCGCCCCGCGCGGGGGCCCCGGTTCCTGGCGCCGGACCCGGTACACCCCGGCCCGAAGGAGGCTCCCGGGAGGCGCCCCCGCCACGGGGCCGGTCGGTGGAGCTGCCGGTGCGCGTCGTGCTCCAGGCGGGGGAGACGCCGGTCTGGCTCACCGGCTCCGACCTGTCGCGCGGCGGGTTGTTCCTGCGCAGTGACAGCATCCTGCCCCCGCTGTTCAGCCGGCTGCCCGTGGTCCTGGAGCTGGAGGCCGGTCCCCAGTCGGTACTCTGCGAGGTGGTGCGCCACGTCCCGGCGGATCAGGCCCGCGTCTGGGGCATGCCCACCGGCTTCGGGGTCCAGTTCGTCGAGGCCACCGCCTCGCTCAGGGCCGCGGTGGATCAGCTGCTGCGAGAGGGGAGGGCGGCGCGGCCGTCCGTGGCGGATGATCCAGAGGCCGCGCGCGTGCTGGAGGCCTACCGGGCGCGGCTGGCCGGGGACCACTACGCGGTGCTGGAGCTGGCGGCGGACGCGGACATCGGCCTGGTGAGGAGCCGGGCCCGGGAGCTGCGAGCGTCGCTGGGCGCCCTGCGCCAGCGCCCCCTGTCCCCCGGGCAGCAGCTGCTGCTGGATTCGGTGCTGGGACGGCTGCGCGAGGCGGGGGAGGTGCTCGGCACGGTGACCCAGCGGGCCCTCTATGACGCCTGGCGGGGAAACCACCGGGGCATCGCCCGGTGCCTGGAGGCGGGCCTCACCTCGGAGCAGCTCGATGGCCTGCGTCGCGAGTTCCTGGCCCGAAGGCCCCAGTCCGCGGGCATGGCCCGCGTGCATTTCCTGTCCGGCTCCGCCCTGGAGCGCGACGGTCAGCTCGCCCGGGCCCTGGAGACGTATGAGCGGGGGCTCGCCCTGGACCCGCTCGAGTCCATCCTCCACCACCGCTACCGGGTGGTCCGCAGGCAGCTGGATGCCCGGGGCGCGATGGCGCGCATGAACGACAGGGCCCGGCCTCCCTGA
- the rplU gene encoding 50S ribosomal protein L21 codes for MYAVIRTGGKQYRVAEGDVVRIEKIAGDIGAEVAFTDVLLLGGTESPKVGQPTVAGARVVGKVLAQDKHRRVLHFRKEKEGWTRRRGHRQPYTEVKVTSISG; via the coding sequence ATGTACGCAGTGATTCGCACGGGCGGAAAGCAGTATCGCGTCGCCGAGGGCGATGTGGTCCGGATCGAGAAGATTGCCGGCGACATCGGAGCCGAGGTGGCCTTCACGGATGTCCTCCTGCTGGGTGGCACGGAGAGCCCCAAGGTGGGCCAGCCGACGGTCGCCGGCGCGCGCGTGGTGGGCAAGGTCCTGGCTCAGGACAAGCACCGCCGCGTCCTGCACTTCCGCAAGGAGAAGGAAGGCTGGACCCGCCGCCGTGGTCACCGCCAGCCCTACACCGAGGTGAAGGTCACCTCCATCTCCGGCTAG
- the rpmA gene encoding 50S ribosomal protein L27: MAHKKGQGSSRNGRDSNPQYRGVKVYGGEAVSAGSILVRQLGTVIHPGANVKLGRDYTLYSVVDGVVKYERLGRDRKKVSVYPAAEQPSA; the protein is encoded by the coding sequence ATGGCCCATAAAAAGGGACAGGGTTCTTCGCGCAACGGGCGCGATTCCAATCCGCAGTACCGCGGCGTGAAGGTGTACGGTGGCGAGGCTGTGTCGGCCGGGAGCATCCTGGTTCGGCAGCTGGGCACCGTCATCCACCCGGGCGCGAACGTGAAGCTCGGCCGCGACTACACCCTCTATTCGGTGGTGGACGGCGTGGTGAAGTACGAGCGCCTGGGCCGCGACCGCAAGAAGGTCTCGGTCTATCCGGCCGCCGAGCAGCCCAGCGCCTGA